A genomic window from Candidatus Thiocaldithrix dubininis includes:
- a CDS encoding transposase — protein sequence MNAASFILKTLKVRIKDKHAPLLKQWAFECNQVWNAANAVTSEYSYVPVPEVGFIRNHFSAFDLAKSQAAFRKARGFTIHSQTVQEVTEAHAKARKQFKKDKLRWRVSGGSRRSLGWIPFKSGAAVWKNGQVRYNGHFLKVWDSYGLAQYTFRSGSFTEDARGRWYFNVVVQVQATDVSGKGTVGIDLGLKDTATCSNGLRLEAKQFYRKAEKQLAIAQRANKKKRIKAIHAKVKNRRLDHIHKFTTQLVREHSFIVVGNVSSSGLAKTKMAKSVLDAGWFMLKTQLDYKSKAMQGVFLEVNEAYSTQACSCCRSVSVNSPKGRAGLGIREWTCPDCGALHDRDVNAARNILAAGHCRLAGGIPVL from the coding sequence ATGAATGCAGCAAGCTTTATCCTGAAAACGCTCAAAGTCCGTATCAAGGACAAGCACGCACCCCTACTAAAACAGTGGGCGTTCGAGTGTAATCAGGTATGGAATGCTGCCAACGCTGTCACGTCAGAATACAGCTATGTCCCTGTGCCAGAAGTGGGTTTTATTAGAAACCACTTTTCAGCCTTTGATTTGGCTAAAAGCCAAGCCGCTTTTAGAAAAGCCCGTGGATTCACTATTCACTCGCAAACTGTTCAAGAAGTTACAGAAGCACACGCCAAGGCACGTAAGCAATTCAAGAAAGATAAGCTACGTTGGCGTGTTTCTGGCGGTAGTCGCCGTTCCCTTGGGTGGATTCCCTTTAAATCCGGTGCAGCCGTTTGGAAAAATGGACAAGTCCGGTATAACGGTCATTTCCTCAAGGTATGGGATAGCTACGGATTAGCGCAATACACTTTTCGTTCTGGCTCATTCACTGAAGATGCACGGGGTCGCTGGTACTTCAATGTAGTGGTTCAAGTTCAAGCTACTGACGTATCAGGTAAGGGTACAGTCGGCATTGATTTAGGCTTAAAAGATACTGCTACTTGCAGCAATGGTTTAAGGCTTGAGGCTAAGCAGTTCTATCGCAAAGCAGAAAAACAATTAGCGATTGCCCAACGTGCCAACAAGAAAAAGCGGATTAAAGCCATTCATGCCAAGGTTAAAAACCGTCGTTTAGATCATATTCATAAATTCACGACTCAATTAGTGCGTGAACATTCATTCATTGTCGTTGGCAACGTCAGCAGTTCAGGTCTTGCCAAAACTAAAATGGCTAAATCCGTTTTAGATGCGGGCTGGTTCATGCTGAAAACACAGCTTGATTATAAATCGAAAGCGATGCAAGGTGTGTTTTTAGAGGTCAATGAAGCGTACAGTACCCAAGCGTGTTCGTGTTGCAGGAGTGTTTCTGTCAACAGTCCGAAAGGTAGAGCAGGACTTGGAATAAGAGAATGGACTTGCCCTGACTGTGGGGCGCTGCATGATCGAGATGTCAATGCAGCACGGAACATTCTCGCGGCAGGACATTGCCGTCTCGCGGGAGGAATCCCCGTTCTTTAG
- a CDS encoding transglycosylase SLT domain-containing protein: MKTYPLIGLLLCSLYMQVDAAPKKIKHTSPTLEHYATTTTTPSAFAQTNYDLFAKFLEKSLTGQGKLDFYQMSKQVKRNIQWLDAQNTNAYNDAFRRSFKFIQHYDLKGMPSIIMLIPYMESQWQANKGDPKGDYGYWQLVPEVLNEIKTLDYIPASFNKHNINQIREHPQLSTYAAQIHLRRYYFYFAKVAKYSESDAWLFTLVSYNWGAGNVKRLLAELKKQGQTPNFANFYQSLYKLYQKNPNDRSIRAAAAYVPSLWNMAQLLKKVN; this comes from the coding sequence ATGAAAACATACCCCTTAATCGGGCTTTTATTGTGCAGTTTATATATGCAAGTGGATGCAGCACCTAAAAAAATTAAGCATACGTCGCCAACCCTTGAGCATTATGCAACCACCACTACTACACCCAGCGCGTTTGCACAGACGAACTACGATTTATTTGCCAAATTTCTGGAAAAATCCTTAACCGGACAAGGCAAACTCGACTTTTACCAAATGAGCAAACAAGTTAAACGCAATATTCAATGGCTAGATGCGCAGAATACTAATGCTTATAACGATGCCTTTCGCCGCTCATTTAAATTTATACAACATTATGATTTAAAGGGCATGCCTTCTATTATTATGCTGATCCCTTATATGGAATCACAATGGCAAGCCAATAAGGGTGACCCCAAAGGCGATTATGGTTATTGGCAATTAGTGCCAGAGGTATTAAATGAAATCAAAACACTAGACTATATACCCGCAAGTTTTAATAAACATAATATCAATCAAATTCGGGAACACCCCCAATTAAGCACTTATGCCGCTCAAATTCACTTACGCCGTTATTATTTTTATTTTGCAAAGGTAGCTAAATATTCTGAAAGTGATGCGTGGTTATTCACGTTGGTATCGTATAATTGGGGCGCAGGCAACGTTAAACGTTTATTAGCGGAATTAAAAAAACAAGGGCAAACACCTAATTTTGCTAACTTTTATCAGAGTTTGTATAAGCTCTATCAAAAAAATCCGAATGATCGTTCTATTCGAGCAGCAGCGGCTTACGTACCCAGTTTATGGAATATGGCGCAATTATTGAAGAAGGTAAATTAA
- a CDS encoding TIGR00645 family protein, whose translation MKQLERGFEHVLFSSRWILAPVYLGLIVALGIMLVKFSKQLWTLLVNLPDASEANIIIGVLSLVDVSLIMNLMVIIIFSGYENFVSKMEDLHDHDDRPEWMGHIGFTDLKIKLIGSIVAISGVELLKAFMKVDDVSDRHLGWMVGIHLTFVLSGVLYAIMDKLNHHVTPSDDKHAEH comes from the coding sequence ATGAAGCAGTTAGAGCGTGGTTTTGAGCACGTCCTCTTTAGTAGCCGTTGGATTCTAGCGCCGGTTTATTTAGGTTTGATTGTGGCGCTTGGCATTATGCTAGTGAAGTTCAGTAAACAACTCTGGACGTTATTAGTCAATTTACCCGATGCGAGCGAGGCTAATATTATTATTGGCGTTTTATCCTTAGTGGATGTGTCGCTCATTATGAACCTTATGGTTATTATTATTTTTAGCGGCTATGAAAACTTTGTTTCCAAAATGGAAGATTTGCATGATCACGATGATCGACCTGAATGGATGGGGCATATTGGCTTTACCGATTTAAAGATTAAATTAATTGGCTCTATTGTCGCTATTTCGGGGGTCGAATTACTGAAAGCCTTTATGAAAGTGGACGATGTGAGTGATCGCCATTTAGGTTGGATGGTGGGTATCCATCTAACATTTGTGTTATCTGGTGTGTTATACGCTATTATGGATAAATTAAATCATCATGTTACGCCAAGTGATGATAAGCACGCTGAACATTAA
- the guaD gene encoding guanine deaminase, translating to MTLKAYRAAILHCLDDPGLTLPARNIEYFADGILIIENGYVQQVGDAATLLAQLPHECELIEYPQHLIIPGLIDLHIHYPQTDMITAYGEQLLPWLEQYTFPTEREFADTQHAQAVTQFFLDELLRNGTTSAVVYGTVHPQSVDVLFEQAYQRNLRLIAGKVMMDCYCPPYLQDTPESSYEQSKELIEKWQGKGRLAYAVTPRFAPTSSDAQLQQAQRLLSEYPEVYLQTHLAENKQEVAWVHSLFPQARSYLAVYEHYQFVKPRSIFAHCIYLDQPDKQLMAQKGASIAFCPSSNLFMGSGLFDLHAAKSAGIRVGLGTDVGAGTSFNLLQTYQDAYKVTQLLEQNISAFQGLYLATLGAAQALYMEDKVGNFSAGKEADFVVLDLTATPLMQRRLQHTTSLHEQLFALMMLADNRVVSATYIMGEAAYCK from the coding sequence ATGACTTTAAAAGCTTACCGTGCCGCTATTCTGCATTGTTTAGATGACCCCGGTTTAACCCTGCCCGCCCGCAATATTGAATACTTTGCAGACGGGATTTTAATTATAGAAAACGGTTATGTGCAACAAGTGGGGGATGCCGCCACGTTGTTAGCACAATTACCGCACGAATGCGAACTAATCGAGTACCCACAGCATTTAATTATTCCCGGCTTAATTGATCTACATATTCATTATCCACAAACCGATATGATTACTGCCTACGGTGAACAATTGTTGCCTTGGCTCGAACAATATACGTTTCCGACTGAACGTGAATTTGCGGATACACAACACGCCCAAGCGGTTACACAGTTTTTCTTAGATGAATTGCTACGCAATGGTACAACCAGCGCGGTCGTCTACGGCACAGTGCATCCGCAGTCGGTCGATGTTTTGTTTGAACAAGCTTATCAACGCAATTTACGGCTGATTGCGGGTAAGGTCATGATGGATTGCTATTGCCCACCTTACTTACAAGACACTCCCGAATCCAGCTATGAGCAAAGCAAAGAGCTTATTGAAAAATGGCAAGGTAAAGGACGGTTGGCTTATGCAGTGACCCCACGGTTTGCGCCCACTTCCAGCGATGCGCAATTACAGCAAGCTCAACGCTTATTAAGCGAATATCCCGAGGTTTACCTACAAACCCATTTGGCTGAAAATAAACAAGAAGTCGCGTGGGTACACAGTTTATTCCCGCAAGCACGCAGTTATTTAGCCGTTTACGAGCATTATCAATTCGTTAAGCCTCGCTCTATTTTTGCACATTGCATTTATCTGGATCAGCCAGATAAACAGCTTATGGCACAAAAAGGCGCGTCTATTGCATTCTGTCCTTCGTCCAATTTGTTTATGGGCAGCGGTTTGTTTGATTTACACGCTGCTAAAAGCGCTGGCATTCGAGTGGGTTTAGGCACAGATGTTGGGGCGGGTACTAGCTTTAATTTACTGCAAACGTATCAAGATGCTTACAAAGTCACGCAACTGCTTGAACAGAATATCTCAGCGTTCCAAGGCTTATACTTAGCTACCTTAGGCGCGGCTCAAGCGTTATATATGGAAGATAAAGTGGGCAACTTTAGCGCAGGTAAAGAAGCGGATTTTGTGGTGTTAGATTTGACGGCAACCCCATTAATGCAACGCCGTTTACAGCATACCACTAGCTTACATGAACAGTTGTTTGCGTTGATGATGTTGGCGGATAACCGAGTGGTTTCCGCCACTTACATTATGGGAGAAGCCGCTTATTGCAAATAA
- a CDS encoding AarF/ABC1/UbiB kinase family protein gives MNSADEQQSTTVPTGRLARLARLGSLATGVAGNMLAEGARQIAQGQRPNVSNLLLTPANAKRVADELANLRGAAMKVGQLLSMDVGDFLPADLTEILSRLRADAKPMPLAQLAKVLDDNWGKGWEPKFIQFSFQPLAAASIGQVHSVNTKDGRHLALKIQYPGIRESIENDVDNVASILRWSGLLPKDMDFQPLFDEAKRQLSQEADYRQEAAFMRRYKFLLADRPEYTLADVHDDLSNENILAMTYMGGVPIESLTHAPQAERDEVMRLLMELLFREIFEFHLVQTDPNFANYRYDRQHKQVILLDFGATRDYSVAIAQGYRQLMQGALQYNRELMDQGAAQIGFFQEKIRPEQRQAVLDLFAQACEPLRFKGAYDFGNTSLASRIRDMGMALSMEQGYWHTPPADALFFHRKLGGLYLLAAKLRAKVDVQSLFTAYLQ, from the coding sequence ATGAATAGTGCAGATGAACAACAAAGCACCACTGTCCCTACTGGACGCTTAGCCCGTCTTGCCCGTTTAGGTTCATTAGCGACCGGTGTAGCAGGCAATATGCTAGCCGAAGGTGCGCGGCAAATTGCGCAAGGGCAGCGCCCCAATGTCAGCAATTTATTGTTAACCCCCGCCAATGCTAAGCGTGTGGCAGATGAATTAGCCAATTTGCGTGGGGCTGCCATGAAAGTCGGACAATTATTATCGATGGACGTGGGCGACTTTTTACCGGCTGATTTAACCGAAATTCTATCGCGTTTACGAGCGGATGCTAAACCCATGCCACTGGCGCAATTAGCCAAGGTGTTGGACGATAACTGGGGTAAAGGCTGGGAACCCAAGTTTATTCAGTTCTCATTTCAGCCCTTAGCCGCTGCATCCATTGGGCAAGTGCATTCAGTTAATACCAAGGACGGGCGACATTTAGCGTTGAAAATTCAATACCCCGGCATTCGTGAAAGTATTGAAAATGACGTGGATAATGTGGCGTCAATCTTACGTTGGTCGGGCTTATTACCCAAAGATATGGATTTTCAACCCTTATTTGATGAAGCCAAACGCCAACTGAGTCAAGAAGCTGATTATCGACAAGAAGCAGCTTTCATGCGCCGTTATAAGTTTTTATTAGCGGATCGTCCAGAATACACGTTAGCGGATGTGCATGATGATTTAAGCAATGAAAATATTCTGGCTATGACCTATATGGGCGGTGTGCCGATTGAGTCCTTAACCCATGCGCCGCAAGCAGAACGGGATGAAGTGATGCGTTTGCTGATGGAATTATTATTCCGGGAAATTTTTGAATTTCATTTGGTGCAAACGGACCCTAATTTTGCTAATTACCGTTATGACCGTCAGCATAAACAAGTCATTTTGTTAGATTTTGGCGCAACCCGCGATTATTCCGTGGCTATTGCGCAAGGCTATCGGCAATTAATGCAAGGGGCATTGCAATATAACCGTGAATTAATGGATCAAGGCGCGGCGCAAATTGGTTTCTTCCAAGAGAAAATCCGCCCTGAACAACGTCAAGCGGTATTGGATTTATTCGCCCAGGCCTGTGAGCCTTTACGTTTCAAAGGAGCATACGATTTTGGTAATACCAGCCTCGCCTCACGGATTCGTGATATGGGTATGGCATTAAGCATGGAGCAGGGCTATTGGCATACACCCCCCGCCGATGCCTTATTCTTTCACCGTAAATTAGGCGGCTTGTATTTATTGGCGGCAAAATTACGGGCAAAAGTGGATGTGCAAAGCCTGTTTACAGCTTATTTGCAATAA
- a CDS encoding NAD(P)-dependent alcohol dehydrogenase, translating into MINAYAALAANQPLEPFQYDPGALKAHEVEIKVSHCGICHSDLSMLNNEWGMTQYPFVPGHEIVGTIDAVGEAVTHLSVGQVVGLGWHSNYCHHCMSCLSGDQNLCATAQGTIVGRHGGFADKVRADASAVIPLPEGMDIASAGPLFCGGITVFNPLKQFDVKPTDKVAVIGIGGLGHLAVQFLHAWGCEVTAFTSSASKIQEALDLGADHTLDSRNPDELTAAAGRFDFIISTVNVKLDWPSYMNTLKPKGRLHFVGATLEPLNISAFSLITAQRSVSGSPVGSPATIKQMLDFAKQHEIQPIVEFYDFKDINAAIERLASGKARYRVVLKH; encoded by the coding sequence ATGATTAACGCTTATGCAGCACTTGCAGCTAACCAACCCTTAGAACCCTTCCAGTACGACCCGGGCGCATTAAAAGCCCATGAAGTCGAAATCAAAGTCAGTCATTGTGGTATTTGTCACTCCGACTTAAGCATGCTGAATAATGAATGGGGTATGACCCAATATCCTTTTGTGCCGGGTCATGAAATTGTCGGTACTATTGACGCGGTTGGCGAAGCCGTTACCCATTTAAGCGTTGGACAAGTTGTAGGCTTGGGCTGGCATTCTAATTACTGCCACCATTGTATGTCTTGCTTATCAGGCGACCAGAATTTATGCGCCACTGCACAAGGTACGATTGTTGGTCGACACGGTGGCTTCGCTGATAAAGTCCGGGCCGATGCCAGTGCCGTGATTCCTTTACCCGAGGGCATGGATATTGCCAGCGCAGGACCGTTATTTTGTGGCGGCATTACCGTTTTTAATCCGCTAAAACAATTTGATGTTAAACCCACTGATAAAGTTGCTGTGATTGGTATCGGTGGTTTAGGGCATTTAGCGGTGCAATTTTTACACGCTTGGGGCTGTGAGGTAACCGCCTTCACCTCTAGCGCTAGTAAAATTCAAGAAGCTTTAGACTTAGGCGCAGATCATACCCTCGACTCTCGCAACCCTGATGAATTAACGGCAGCCGCAGGTCGGTTTGATTTCATTATTTCGACGGTTAATGTGAAATTAGATTGGCCGTCGTATATGAACACCTTGAAGCCTAAAGGTCGCTTACATTTTGTCGGTGCAACCCTAGAACCCTTGAATATTAGCGCTTTTTCGCTGATTACCGCACAACGCTCTGTATCAGGTTCGCCGGTAGGTAGCCCAGCGACCATTAAACAAATGTTAGATTTTGCTAAGCAGCATGAGATTCAACCCATTGTCGAATTTTATGATTTTAAAGATATAAATGCAGCCATTGAACGCTTAGCCAGTGGTAAAGCGCGTTATCGAGTAGTCCTAAAACATTAA
- a CDS encoding LbtU family siderophore porin translates to MRYLNLPLTLVLFSSVAQGVELNEQWSVTGTLEAEYQVNRSQGKTEKGGYLSTAALGTTFKPNEKLEFNGSLLYEEDIAGVATKLEVDEAYGTWHAQPNDKLDLMLGKKYLPFGRFESKMVSDPLTLELGETRSNAALQVNHKQGNITTAAYLFKGKAPKLTGNAEHKHGYGASLRYEQANTQAGIDYISNIGEAHELNTARKIPGVALHAAKQINKVTVSAEHLSALKSLQVGDLDNEGDGGLTSKAKPSATHIEASVDLNKDRSLALAWNRTQQATALDLPKQAYGIAYQQPLFKKLNGGVELMQNKDYDKVKSKSLTLQVAYEF, encoded by the coding sequence ATGCGTTATCTAAATTTGCCACTAACGTTAGTTTTGTTTAGTTCAGTTGCACAGGGCGTAGAACTTAATGAACAATGGAGCGTAACGGGTACATTAGAGGCGGAATACCAAGTCAACCGCAGCCAAGGTAAAACAGAAAAAGGAGGCTATTTAAGCACCGCTGCGTTGGGAACAACCTTTAAGCCAAATGAAAAATTAGAATTTAATGGCTCATTACTGTATGAAGAAGATATTGCGGGCGTTGCAACAAAATTAGAAGTAGATGAAGCTTATGGCACATGGCACGCACAACCTAACGATAAATTAGACCTAATGCTTGGTAAGAAATATCTGCCGTTTGGGCGCTTTGAAAGCAAAATGGTTTCTGATCCACTTACCTTAGAATTGGGTGAAACTCGCAGCAATGCTGCCCTACAAGTCAATCATAAACAAGGCAATATCACTACTGCTGCCTATTTATTCAAAGGCAAAGCGCCTAAATTAACTGGCAATGCTGAACATAAACACGGTTATGGCGCAAGCCTACGTTATGAACAGGCCAACACCCAAGCCGGTATTGACTATATTTCCAATATAGGCGAAGCCCACGAACTGAATACAGCGCGGAAGATTCCGGGCGTAGCGTTACATGCGGCTAAGCAAATTAATAAGGTTACAGTATCGGCTGAACATCTAAGCGCCCTAAAATCCTTACAAGTCGGCGATTTGGATAATGAGGGTGATGGGGGCTTAACAAGCAAAGCTAAACCCAGCGCAACCCATATAGAAGCCAGTGTCGATTTAAATAAAGATCGTAGTTTAGCGCTGGCTTGGAATCGTACTCAACAAGCGACCGCCTTAGATTTGCCCAAACAAGCCTATGGCATTGCTTATCAACAACCATTATTTAAGAAATTAAATGGTGGTGTGGAACTGATGCAAAACAAAGACTATGACAAGGTGAAAAGCAAAAGTTTAACCTTGCAAGTGGCTTACGAATTTTAA
- the cysM gene encoding cysteine synthase CysM: MHYPTIEAFIGNTPLVRLQRLPGASSNTLLVKLEGNNPAGSVKDRPALSMIQHAEQRGAIQPGDTLIEATSGNTGIALAMVAAIKGYKMVLIMPETMSAERRASMKAYGAELILVSKAQGMEGSRDLALQMQAEGKGKVLNQFANPDNPLAHFTGTGPEIWRDTQGQVTHFVSSMGTTGTIMGTGSFLKLQNPAIQVVGVQPATANDQIPGIRRWTPEYLPEIFKPEQIDRFMDVSQAEAETTMRRLAAEEGIFCGVSSGGAVAAALRLAQEVEHATIVSIICDRGDRYISTGVFPAE, from the coding sequence ATGCACTATCCCACTATTGAAGCATTTATTGGTAATACACCCTTAGTTCGTTTGCAGCGTTTGCCCGGCGCTAGCAGTAATACCTTGTTAGTTAAGTTGGAAGGTAATAATCCTGCCGGTTCGGTCAAGGATCGTCCCGCCTTGTCTATGATTCAACATGCTGAACAACGGGGCGCGATTCAACCCGGTGATACGCTGATTGAAGCTACCAGCGGCAATACCGGTATAGCCTTGGCAATGGTAGCGGCGATTAAAGGCTATAAAATGGTCTTAATTATGCCGGAAACCATGAGTGCAGAACGGCGAGCTTCTATGAAAGCTTATGGCGCGGAATTAATTTTAGTTAGCAAGGCGCAGGGTATGGAAGGCTCACGCGATTTAGCATTACAGATGCAAGCGGAAGGCAAAGGCAAAGTATTAAATCAATTTGCTAACCCTGATAATCCTTTAGCGCATTTTACCGGCACTGGCCCAGAAATTTGGCGAGATACACAAGGGCAGGTGACGCATTTCGTGAGTAGTATGGGCACAACCGGCACGATTATGGGTACAGGTAGCTTTTTAAAATTACAGAATCCTGCGATTCAAGTGGTGGGTGTGCAGCCCGCGACAGCGAATGATCAAATTCCGGGCATTCGACGCTGGACACCGGAATATTTGCCTGAAATTTTTAAGCCGGAACAAATTGATCGCTTTATGGATGTAAGCCAAGCGGAAGCAGAAACCACCATGCGCCGTTTAGCGGCTGAGGAAGGGATTTTCTGTGGCGTTTCGTCGGGTGGCGCAGTGGCGGCTGCTTTACGTTTAGCCCAAGAAGTGGAACATGCCACGATTGTCTCGATTATTTGTGATCGCGGTGACCGTTACATTTCAACGGGCGTATTTCCAGCTGAATAA
- the ribBA gene encoding bifunctional 3,4-dihydroxy-2-butanone-4-phosphate synthase/GTP cyclohydrolase II, whose product MQFNSTEEILEDLAQGKMVIIVDDEDRENEGDLLMVASLTRPEDINFMVKEGRGLVCLTLTRERCKQLNLPLMNAATDEAHRTNFTLSIEAAEGVTTGISAYDRAHTIRTAVAPNAKPADIEQPGHIFPIMAQPGGVLTRAGHTEAGCDLARLAGFEPAAVIVEIMNEDGTMARRADLELFAQKHHLKMGTIEDLIRYRVHNEKTVERVHEQAINTEFGEFQLVAYQELAQQKVHLALIKGDLQHNDAPLVRVHLENEMCDLLALAAPVCGWPLRSAMQRIQQEASGVIVILRDAIPAQDLVQRLKQTAKEFESHGNLADNKPSSPAELKTYGIGAQILADLGIKQMRVMSAPKRFQGIAGFGLAIVDYVQD is encoded by the coding sequence ATGCAATTTAACAGCACTGAAGAAATTCTTGAGGATCTGGCTCAAGGCAAAATGGTCATTATTGTGGATGACGAAGACCGTGAGAATGAAGGTGATTTGTTAATGGTGGCGTCATTAACGCGCCCCGAAGATATTAATTTCATGGTAAAAGAAGGTCGGGGTTTAGTGTGTTTAACCTTGACACGCGAACGCTGTAAGCAGCTTAACTTACCGCTAATGAACGCCGCCACAGACGAAGCGCACCGTACCAATTTCACCCTCTCAATTGAAGCGGCTGAAGGTGTTACCACTGGCATCTCGGCTTATGATCGAGCGCATACCATTCGTACCGCAGTCGCGCCCAACGCTAAACCCGCTGATATTGAACAACCGGGGCATATTTTCCCGATTATGGCTCAACCGGGCGGCGTATTAACGCGAGCGGGACATACCGAAGCCGGTTGTGACTTAGCCCGTTTAGCGGGGTTTGAACCTGCTGCCGTGATTGTCGAAATTATGAATGAAGACGGCACAATGGCACGTCGCGCCGATTTAGAATTATTTGCGCAAAAACATCATTTGAAAATGGGCACGATTGAAGATTTGATTCGTTATCGTGTACACAATGAAAAAACTGTAGAGCGCGTACACGAACAAGCCATTAACACAGAATTTGGTGAATTTCAGTTGGTGGCTTATCAAGAGCTTGCCCAACAAAAGGTTCACTTAGCGCTAATCAAAGGCGATCTACAGCACAATGATGCGCCATTAGTGCGGGTACATTTGGAAAATGAAATGTGCGATTTATTAGCGTTAGCTGCCCCGGTTTGCGGTTGGCCCTTACGGAGTGCAATGCAACGTATCCAACAAGAGGCAAGCGGCGTAATTGTGATTCTGCGTGACGCTATTCCTGCCCAAGATTTAGTACAACGTTTAAAACAAACTGCAAAAGAGTTTGAATCTCATGGCAATCTTGCGGACAATAAGCCTTCCTCACCAGCCGAATTAAAAACCTACGGTATTGGTGCGCAAATATTAGCCGATCTTGGCATTAAACAAATGCGGGTTATGAGTGCACCAAAGCGTTTTCAAGGTATCGCTGGTTTTGGTTTAGCAATCGTGGATTATGTACAGGATTAA
- the ribE gene encoding 6,7-dimethyl-8-ribityllumazine synthase has protein sequence MGVNVIEGDFAPQEAKYGIVVARFNSFIVESLLAGAIDALKRHGAVKEEDIDVVRVPGAYELPLAAQAMAANGDYDAIIALGAVIRGSTPHFDYVAGEASKGLANVGLSHELPIIFGVLTTDTIEQAIERAGTKAGNKGAEAALSALEMVSLLRKIRK, from the coding sequence ATGGGCGTCAATGTAATTGAAGGCGATTTTGCCCCGCAAGAAGCAAAATATGGGATTGTAGTCGCACGCTTTAACAGCTTTATTGTAGAAAGCTTATTAGCCGGTGCTATTGATGCACTGAAACGGCATGGTGCAGTCAAAGAAGAGGATATTGATGTGGTGCGCGTACCGGGCGCTTATGAATTGCCATTAGCCGCCCAAGCAATGGCTGCCAACGGGGATTATGATGCCATTATTGCCCTAGGTGCTGTCATTCGTGGAAGCACGCCGCATTTTGATTACGTCGCAGGTGAAGCCAGCAAAGGTTTAGCCAATGTCGGTTTAAGCCATGAATTACCCATTATTTTTGGCGTATTAACCACCGATACGATTGAACAAGCCATTGAACGCGCAGGTACGAAAGCAGGCAATAAAGGCGCAGAAGCGGCGCTGTCTGCCTTAGAAATGGTGTCTTTATTGCGCAAGATCAGGAAATAA
- the nusB gene encoding transcription antitermination factor NusB has protein sequence MSAKPRRPAGDNTHQQLIARRRVARRLAMQGTYQWIMTGNSFQEIYLYFQEDLELAAEFRKSDTAFFHRLLRSAIENTEELENRITPHLDRKLNQVDPIEHAVLRVATCELLYHIETPYKVVVNEYINLAKKFGAEQAHKFVNGVLDKLALDIRSLESRAQRNNGTQA, from the coding sequence ATGTCAGCTAAACCGCGAAGACCGGCTGGAGATAATACGCACCAGCAGTTAATTGCTCGGCGGCGCGTTGCTCGTCGACTGGCTATGCAAGGCACGTATCAATGGATTATGACAGGCAATAGTTTTCAGGAAATTTATTTATATTTCCAAGAAGATCTTGAATTAGCCGCTGAATTCCGCAAATCGGATACTGCCTTTTTTCATCGTTTATTACGTTCTGCTATCGAAAATACGGAAGAGCTAGAAAACCGCATTACGCCGCATTTAGACCGTAAACTTAATCAAGTTGATCCCATCGAACATGCGGTGTTACGCGTAGCGACGTGTGAACTGCTGTATCACATTGAAACACCTTACAAAGTTGTGGTAAATGAGTACATCAACTTAGCGAAAAAATTTGGTGCAGAACAAGCGCATAAGTTCGTCAATGGCGTTTTGGATAAGCTGGCATTAGATATCCGCAGTTTAGAAAGCCGTGCCCAACGCAATAACGGCACTCAAGCTTAA